From the Caballeronia sp. NK8 genome, one window contains:
- a CDS encoding CinA family protein — MPTDTVVHQLAIRVGNKLRDERLMLATAESCTGGMVATAITDISGSSAWFERGFVTYSNLAKIEMIGVPAALIEQHGAVSEPVAKAMAEGALRNSRAQVSVAITGVAGPAGGSDAKPVGTVSFAWSNRLHTGVETQLFKGDREQVRAQAAAHALRKLLEFLDQRER, encoded by the coding sequence ATGCCAACCGACACCGTCGTTCACCAACTTGCGATTCGCGTCGGCAACAAGCTGCGCGACGAACGGCTGATGCTCGCCACCGCCGAGTCGTGCACGGGCGGCATGGTCGCGACCGCCATCACGGATATTTCGGGCAGCAGCGCGTGGTTCGAGCGCGGCTTCGTCACCTATTCGAATCTCGCCAAGATCGAGATGATCGGCGTCCCGGCGGCGCTGATCGAGCAGCACGGCGCGGTGAGCGAACCCGTCGCGAAGGCGATGGCCGAAGGCGCGCTGCGCAACAGCCGCGCGCAGGTGTCGGTGGCGATCACGGGCGTCGCGGGCCCGGCGGGCGGAAGCGATGCGAAGCCGGTCGGCACGGTGTCGTTCGCCTGGAGCAACCGCCTTCATACCGGCGTCGAAACGCAACTGTTCAAGGGCGACCGCGAACAGGTGCGCGCGCAGGCGGCCGCGCATGCGCTGCGCAAGCTGCTGGAATTTCTGGATCAGCGTGAACGGTGA